A region from the Manihot esculenta cultivar AM560-2 chromosome 13, M.esculenta_v8, whole genome shotgun sequence genome encodes:
- the LOC110629416 gene encoding E3 ubiquitin-protein ligase AIRP2, with translation MEMMYLQVGSSSYQESLKVLEADIQQANALAAAIPRGKNGARLQMKLVYNQWTPFFLFLLQRIDFSCICLLPRYLNLFHILVYKVYADGRPNLFTHGRKATIKEFYGVILPSLQRLHSNMEDSEDVKEGRLEMEGLGKKRVERDIRLANVDIEREDECGICLEPCTKVVLPNCCHAMCIKCYRNWNTRSESCPFCRGSIKRVNSEDLWVLTCNNDVVDTKTLSKEDLLRFYLYINSLPKDYPDALFLVYYEYLM, from the exons ATGGAGATGATGTATTTGCAGGTGGGAAGCTCCTCTTACCAGGAGTCTCTCAAAGTACTGGAGGCTGATATACAGCAAGCTAATGCTTT GGCCGCTGCAATTCCAAGAGGCAAGAATGGTGCTCGTCTTCAGATGAAACTAGTTTACAATCAATGGACtcccttctttctctttttgctGCAACGGATAGATTTTTCTTGCATATGTCTACTCCCTAGATATTTAAATCTCTTTCACATACTTGTATATAAG GTATATGCAGATGGTAGACCAAACCTGTTTACACATGGAAGGAAAGCAACAATTAAGGAATTCTATG GTGTTATATTACCATCTCTTCAACGGCTTCATAGTAATATGGAGGACTCGGAGGATGTCAAGGAAGGGCGTTTGGAAATGGAGGGTTTGGGGAAGAAGAGGGTGGAAAGAGATATTAGGCTTGCCAATGTTGATATAGAGAGAGAAGATGAATGTGGAATTTGCTTGGAGCCTTGCACAAAAGTGGTCCTGCCTAATTGTTGCCATGCAATGTGCATCAAATGCTACCGCAATTG GAACACGAGGTCAGAATCGTGCCCTTTTTGTCGGGGGAGCATAAAGAGAGTTAACTCAGAAGACCTATGGGTGCTTACTTGTAACAACGATGTGGTCGACACAAAAACATTATCCAAAGAGGACTTGCTGCGTTTCTACCTCTATATCAACAGCTTACCAAAAGATTACCCTGATGCTCTCTTCTTAGTATATTATGAATATCTAATGTGA
- the LOC110630065 gene encoding pneumococcal serine-rich repeat protein, translating into MFSFFSVSNAHGSAQFSASGQLSFESSMQGKHSASGSASQQSSLEQSSQGKVDVGQQSSSGQSAQMSASASGGKEASASASKEASASASGEKEASASSSGSKEASATGSASASGEKEASASASKEASLSASGSVSGSVSASGKKEASASSSKEASASASGSVSASKEASVSASKEGSASASGSVSASKEASASASGSVSASKEASASASKEASASASSEKEASASASGSASASKEASASASKEVSASGSGSVSASKEASASASGSKEDSASKEASASASGSASASASGSGSVSASKEASASGSGSVSASKEASASASGSKEDSASKEASASASGSKEASASASKEASASGSGSVSASKEASASASGSKEDSASKEASASASKEASASASKEASASASKEASASASKEASASGEASQSTTSSSQQSQGSANASSQQTQESQSSATLSSSSSSSLNVSLKGQFKKLYAFGDSFTDTGNAATIQGVKSFAGKLIKNSALAKSAGQRMCNGRLLVDFLCDDIGLPSLHAYKEASGDFSAGVNFAVAGSTCLTADLFSTNKITHSFMFKKKPENTLTQIDWFNKFIMGHDCKGMDEAQCKSHLSNSLFWVGAIGFSDYARIFGSAISGKSIAEASTDHVGKILKAVLDRGARYAIVQGLPPAGCCPLQLLLNPPKERDSMGCSSGLNALVQAHNELLQKKLGEFRAQYKDAVVIYADTWKAYKTILVNHKKYKFEEPFKACCGAGGGPLNCNLHSLCGSTGSSTCKNPDNYISWDGIHFTEAMHKRLAELLFQEDFCSPTFEVMIEKKVKASVTVKTAAAA; encoded by the exons ATGTTTTCATTCTTTTCTGTTTCAAATGCTCATGGAAGCGCCCAATTTTCTGCTTCTGGACAGCTCAGTTTTGAATCTTCTATGCAAGGGAAGCATAGTGCTTCTGGTTCTGCAAGCCAACAGAGTTCTTTAGAACAATCAAGCCAAGGCAAGGTTGACGTTGGCCAACAAAGTTCTTCAGGCCAGTCAGCCCAAATGAGTGCCTCTGCTTCCGGCGGGAAAGAGGCCTCTGCTTCTGCTTCCAAAGAGGCCTCTGCATCTGCTTCTGGCGAGAAAGAAGCCTCTGCTTCTTCTTCCGGCTCCAAAGAAGCCTCTGCAACTGGCTCTGCATCCGCTTCCGGCGAGAAAGAAGCCTCTGCATCCGCTTCGAAAGAAGCCTCTTTATCTGCTTCCGGCTCTGTATCTGGCTCTGTATCTGCTTCCGGCAAGAAAGAAGCCTCTGCATCATCTTCGAAAGAAGCCTCTGCATCTGCTTCCGGCTCTGTATCCGCTTCGAAAGAAGCCTCTGTATCCGCTTCGAAAGAAGGCTCTGCATCCGCTTCCGGCTCTGTATCTGCTTCGAAAGAAGCCTCTGCATCCGCTTCCGGCTCTGTATCCGCTTCGAAAGAAGCCTCTGCATCCGCTTCGAAAGAAGCCTCTGCATCTGCTTCCAGCGAGAAAGAAGCCTCTGCATCCGCTTCTGGCTCTGCATCAGCTTCAAAAGAAGCCTCTGCATCCGCTTCGAAAGAAGTCTCTGCATCCGGTTCTGGCTCTGTATCCGCTTCGAAAGAAGCCTCTGCATCAGCTTCCGGCTCTAAAGAAGACTCTGCATCGAAAGAAGCCTCTGCATCCGCTTCCGGCTCTGCATCCGCTTCTGCATCCGGTTCTGGCTCTGTATCCGCTTCGAAAGAAGCCTCTGCATCCGGTTCTGGCTCTGTATCCGCTTCGAAAGAAGCCTCTGCATCAGCTTCCGGCTCTAAAGAAGACTCTGCATCGAAAGAAGCCTCTGCATCCGCTTCCGGCTCGAAAGAAGCCTCTGCATCCGCTTCGAAAGAAGCCTCTGCATCCGGTTCTGGCTCTGTATCCGCTTCGAAAGAAGCCTCTGCATCTGCTTCCGGCTCTAAAGAAGACTCTGCATCGAAAGAAGCCTCTGCATCCGCTTCGAAAGAAGCCTCTGCATCCGCTTCGAAAGAAGCCTCTGCATCCGCTTCGAAAGAAGCCTCTGCATCCGCTTCTAAAGAAGCCTCTGCATCCGGCGAGGCAAGCCAGAGTACTACTTCTTCCAGCCAACAAAGTCAAGGTAGTGCTAATGCTTCTAGCCAACAAACCCAGGAAAGCCAAAGCTCCGCTACTTTAAGTTCAAGTTCAAGTTCAAGTTTAAATGTCAGCTTGAAAGGACAGTTCAAAAAACTTTATGCGTTTGGAGACTCATTTACTGATACTGGGAATGCTGCCACCATACAAGGCGTCAAATCCTTCGCTGGTAAACTGATTAAGAATTCTGCCTTGGCCAAGTCAGCTGGCCAGAGAATGTGCAATGGTCGATTGCTTGTCGATTTCCTTTGCGACGATATTGGTTTGCCTTCACTGCACGCATATAAGGAAGCTTCGGGTGACTTCTCCGCTGGTGTGAACTTTGCAGTAGCAGGATCAACTTGTCTTACAGCAGACCTCTTTTCTACTAACAAAATCACCCATTCTTTCATGTTCAAGAAGAAGCCTGAAAACACCTTGACTCAAATTGATTGGTTCAACAAGTTTATTATGGGTCATGATTGCAAGGGTATGGATGAGGCTCAATGCAAGTCTCATTTATCAAATTCCCTCTTCTGGGTTGGTGCTATTGGCTTTAGTGATTACGCACGTATTTTTGGATCTGCTATCTCTGGTAAATCAATTGCAGAAGCATCTACAGACCATGTTGGCAAAATTCTTAAG GCGGTACTGGATAGAGGTGCAAGGTATGCTATTGTTCAAGGGCTTCCACCGGCAGGTTGCTGCCCATTGCAATTGCTCCTGAACCCACCAAAGGAACGTGACAGCATGGGATGTTCATCAGGTTTGAACGCATTGGTTCAAGCTCACAACGAGCTTCTCCAGAAGAAGTTGGGAGAATTCCGTGCACAGTACAAAGATGCAGTGGTCATCTATGCAGATACATGGAAGGCATACAAAACAATTTTGGTTAATCACAAGAAGTACAAATTCGAAGAGCCCTTCAAGGCATGCTGTGGAGCTGGAGGAGGACCTCTCAACTGCAACTTGCATTCTCTTTGTGGATCAACTGGCAGCTCTACTTGCAAGAATCCAGATAACTACATCAGCTGGGATGGAATTCACTTCACTGAAGCTATGCACAAACGTCTAGCTGAGCTTTTATTCCAAGAAGACTTCTGCTCTCCAACATTTGAAGTTATGATTGAAAAGAAGGTAAAGGCTAGTGTGACAGTCAAGACTGCTGCTGCTGCTTAG